One genomic region from Bacilli bacterium encodes:
- the rplO gene encoding 50S ribosomal protein L15: protein MKLNELVYNDGARSKRTRRGRGPGSGLGKNGGTGNKGQNSRGSKSYTRLGFEGGQNPLFRRLPKRGFHNAGTTYAIVNLVDLNRFADGATITPTELVEAGLVKKEFDGVKVLGNGKIEKKLTVKANKFSASAEAAIKAAGGSTEVI from the coding sequence ATGAAACTAAATGAACTCGTTTATAACGATGGTGCGCGTAGTAAGCGTACTCGCCGCGGTCGGGGTCCGGGATCGGGCTTAGGCAAAAACGGCGGAACTGGTAACAAAGGTCAAAATTCACGTGGTAGTAAATCATATACTCGTCTCGGTTTTGAAGGTGGTCAAAATCCTTTATTCCGGCGGTTGCCAAAGCGTGGATTCCACAATGCGGGAACGACCTATGCGATAGTTAATCTTGTTGACTTAAACCGTTTTGCGGATGGAGCGACGATTACTCCAACCGAACTTGTAGAAGCGGGATTGGTTAAAAAAGAATTTGACGGTGTAAAAGTGCTTGGCAATGGAAAAATTGAAAAGAAATTAACCGTCAAGGCCAACAAATTCTCGGCCTCGGCCGAAGCGGCCATCAAAGCAGCCGGTGGTTCGACTGAGGTAATCTGA
- the rplR gene encoding 50S ribosomal protein L18, with the protein MINKESKNVIRMRRHARVRAKISGTASAPRLCVFRSNKHIEAQLIDDVKGVTLAAASSLSLKLENGGNAEAAELVGEAIGKAALAKNIKKVVFDRGGYVYHGRVKALAEGARKAGLEF; encoded by the coding sequence ATGATTAATAAAGAATCTAAAAATGTCATCCGGATGCGTCGGCACGCTCGTGTGCGGGCAAAAATCTCGGGAACGGCTTCGGCTCCACGCTTATGTGTTTTCCGCAGCAACAAGCACATTGAGGCTCAGTTAATTGACGATGTCAAGGGTGTTACCTTGGCCGCGGCAAGTTCGCTCAGTTTGAAACTTGAAAATGGTGGCAACGCGGAAGCGGCTGAACTAGTCGGTGAGGCAATTGGAAAAGCTGCCTTAGCCAAAAATATTAAGAAAGTGGTTTTTGATCGGGGCGGCTATGTCTATCATGGTCGCGTAAAGGCGCTCGCAGAAGGTGCCCGTAAAGCCGGTCTTGAATTCTAA
- the rplF gene encoding 50S ribosomal protein L6 — protein sequence MSRIGNKVIDVPAGVTVSVSGNVASVKGAKGELVVRIPENISVVEEGTQIYVKRANDDQQNRENHGTTRALLHNAIVGVSQGFKKVLEIEGIGFKATQDGKNVRLDIGFSHPVFIAPEEATTSISVKSATEIWVEGIDRQSVGQTAATIRGVRPPEPYLGKGIRYQGEYILRREGKRAGKK from the coding sequence ATGTCACGTATTGGAAACAAAGTCATCGATGTGCCAGCGGGCGTAACCGTTAGCGTGTCGGGCAATGTCGCCTCCGTCAAAGGCGCCAAAGGCGAATTGGTTGTGCGAATCCCGGAAAATATTTCGGTGGTTGAAGAAGGCACCCAAATTTATGTCAAGCGGGCTAATGACGATCAGCAAAATCGGGAGAATCACGGGACAACTCGGGCTCTCTTACACAACGCTATCGTTGGTGTTAGTCAAGGATTTAAGAAAGTTCTTGAAATCGAAGGAATCGGTTTCAAAGCGACTCAAGACGGAAAAAATGTTCGACTCGATATCGGCTTCAGCCATCCGGTCTTCATTGCTCCCGAAGAGGCAACAACAAGTATCAGTGTCAAATCCGCAACCGAAATTTGGGTTGAAGGCATTGACCGTCAATCAGTTGGTCAAACGGCAGCGACAATTCGCGGTGTTCGGCCTCCAGAACCTTACCTAGGTAAGGGAATTCGTTATCAAGGCGAGTATATCTTACGGCGTGAAGGAAAACGCGCCGGTAAAAAGTAA
- the rpsH gene encoding 30S ribosomal protein S8 has translation MSMTDPIADMLTRIRNANALHYESVSMPSSRMKAQIAKILKEEGFIVEYKVEGEVKKNLTVSLKYGDGGIRVISGLKKISKPGLRVNVSKEKLPRVLKGLGIAIISTSQGLMTDKKARSLGIGGEVIAYVW, from the coding sequence ATGAGTATGACAGACCCAATCGCGGATATGCTTACCCGGATCCGGAACGCGAATGCGCTCCATTATGAATCGGTTTCCATGCCGAGCAGCCGGATGAAAGCACAAATTGCGAAAATATTAAAAGAAGAAGGCTTCATCGTTGAATACAAAGTCGAAGGTGAAGTTAAGAAGAATTTAACCGTCAGTCTAAAATATGGCGACGGCGGCATCCGGGTTATCTCCGGATTAAAGAAAATTTCTAAGCCGGGACTTCGGGTTAATGTTTCGAAAGAAAAATTACCGCGGGTTTTAAAAGGATTAGGAATTGCCATTATATCTACATCACAAGGTTTGATGACCGACAAGAAAGCTCGTTCCTTAGGAATCGGCGGCGAAGTCATTGCCTATGTGTGGTAA
- a CDS encoding type Z 30S ribosomal protein S14, with protein sequence MAKTSIKVRQSRPQKFKVREYTRCQRCGRPHSVYKKFGLCRICLRELAYKGEIPGMKKASW encoded by the coding sequence ATGGCAAAAACATCAATTAAGGTTCGGCAAAGCCGGCCACAGAAGTTTAAAGTTCGGGAATACACTCGCTGCCAACGCTGCGGGCGTCCTCACAGCGTCTACAAGAAATTTGGTCTCTGCCGGATTTGCCTGCGCGAACTTGCGTATAAGGGCGAAATTCCAGGCATGAAGAAAGCCAGTTGGTAA
- the rplE gene encoding 50S ribosomal protein L5 — protein sequence MVNRLAKRYKEEVVAELMKKFNYSSVMDVPALEKVVINIGVGDATVNAKALEDAVRELADITGQAPVVTKAKKSIASFKLREGQSIGCKVTLRGVRMYDFIDKLFSIALPRVRDFRGVSKNAFDGRGNYTLGVKEQLIFPEINYDKVSKIRGMDIVIVTTAKTDAEAYALLEQLGMPFHK from the coding sequence ATCGTTAATCGCCTTGCGAAGCGTTATAAGGAAGAAGTTGTGGCTGAATTAATGAAGAAATTCAATTACAGTTCAGTTATGGACGTTCCTGCGCTGGAGAAGGTTGTTATCAATATCGGTGTCGGCGACGCTACGGTTAATGCCAAGGCGCTTGAAGATGCCGTCCGTGAATTAGCGGATATTACCGGTCAGGCTCCAGTGGTTACGAAGGCAAAAAAATCAATCGCTTCCTTCAAACTGCGTGAGGGTCAGTCAATCGGATGCAAGGTTACTCTTCGCGGTGTTCGGATGTATGACTTCATCGACAAGTTATTCTCCATTGCACTTCCTCGGGTCCGTGACTTCCGGGGCGTGAGCAAAAACGCTTTTGATGGCCGCGGTAATTACACTCTTGGTGTTAAGGAACAATTGATCTTCCCAGAAATTAATTACGATAAAGTAAGTAAAATTCGGGGTATGGATATCGTCATCGTCACTACGGCGAAGACCGATGCTGAAGCGTATGCCTTGCTTGAACAACTAGGCATGCCTTTCCATAAGTAA
- the rplX gene encoding 50S ribosomal protein L24, producing the protein MKIKKGDKVIVIAGSDKGKEGIVQRVYPKLEKVVVEGVNVHKKHKKPTQKNPEGSILEIYVPLHVSNVAVVDPKTKKATRVKISVDKDGNKVRVAKSGAKLD; encoded by the coding sequence ATGAAAATCAAAAAAGGTGACAAGGTCATCGTTATCGCGGGAAGCGATAAAGGTAAAGAAGGCATCGTTCAACGCGTTTATCCAAAATTGGAGAAAGTTGTTGTTGAAGGTGTCAATGTTCATAAGAAACATAAGAAACCAACTCAAAAAAATCCGGAGGGCTCCATCCTTGAAATCTACGTTCCGCTTCATGTCAGCAATGTTGCGGTAGTTGATCCCAAGACCAAGAAAGCCACCCGGGTTAAAATTAGTGTTGATAAAGACGGAAATAAAGTTCGGGTCGCGAAAAGCGGCGCGAAATTGGATTAA
- the rplN gene encoding 50S ribosomal protein L14 codes for MIQKETNLVVADNSGARSVRVFNLYGGSTRKSSTIGDIVLCAVKVASPNGKVKKSDIVKGIIVRTVKPIQRADGSTIGFDDNAIVLINDDGTPVGTRVFGPVARELREKGEGAMKIISLAPEVL; via the coding sequence ATGATTCAGAAAGAAACAAACTTGGTGGTTGCGGATAATTCTGGTGCCCGGTCCGTCCGTGTCTTCAATTTATACGGAGGCAGCACTCGGAAATCATCAACCATCGGTGATATCGTTCTTTGCGCAGTCAAAGTCGCTTCACCAAACGGAAAAGTTAAAAAGTCGGATATCGTCAAAGGTATCATCGTTCGAACAGTCAAGCCGATTCAACGGGCTGACGGTTCAACCATCGGCTTCGATGACAATGCCATTGTCTTAATTAATGATGACGGCACCCCAGTGGGAACCCGGGTCTTCGGTCCGGTTGCCCGCGAACTTCGAGAAAAAGGCGAAGGAGCAATGAAGATCATCTCGTTGGCTCCGGAAGTTCTATAA
- the rpmC gene encoding 50S ribosomal protein L29, with protein MKISEIRELTDQDLAAKLYSLKEELFNLRRKQAVGQLENGKEITRVRKDIARTNTVIRERELGIK; from the coding sequence ATGAAAATCAGCGAAATTCGTGAATTAACTGATCAAGATTTAGCCGCGAAGCTTTATTCCTTAAAAGAAGAATTATTCAACCTCCGGCGGAAACAAGCAGTTGGCCAACTTGAAAATGGCAAAGAAATCACTCGGGTTCGGAAAGATATTGCCCGGACCAATACCGTTATTAGAGAACGGGAATTGGGTATTAAATAG
- the rplP gene encoding 50S ribosomal protein L16, with translation MLQPKRVKYRRPHTLSYEGKAKAGTEVNFGEFGLQALNGNYITNRQIESARIVLSSYTKRSGQIWIRIFPQLAKTKKPAEVRMGSGKGSPDSWVAVVKRGTVMFEIGGVPEEQAREALRLAAYKLPVQTRIVARKEGK, from the coding sequence ATGTTACAACCAAAACGCGTTAAGTATCGTCGCCCGCATACTTTGTCTTATGAAGGCAAGGCAAAAGCTGGCACCGAAGTCAACTTTGGTGAATTCGGTCTCCAAGCTTTAAACGGTAATTACATTACCAATCGTCAAATTGAGAGCGCTCGTATCGTTCTCAGTTCATACACCAAAAGAAGTGGTCAGATTTGGATTAGAATCTTCCCACAACTTGCTAAAACGAAAAAACCAGCCGAAGTCCGTATGGGTTCCGGTAAAGGTTCACCAGATAGCTGGGTTGCCGTCGTCAAACGGGGAACAGTAATGTTTGAAATTGGCGGCGTTCCGGAAGAACAAGCCCGCGAAGCACTCCGCTTAGCCGCTTATAAACTTCCCGTCCAAACCCGCATTGTCGCCCGGAAGGAGGGTAAATAA
- the rpsC gene encoding 30S ribosomal protein S3, which translates to MGQKVNPVGMRIGINRQWSSRWFANKQHFASFLAEDIVIRRYLTKNLKDALLSHVEIERVNTAESGYSVNVSVFVARPGVVIGQDGANINRIKKELAKLVKTGTLRIDVVEVKNPDFDANLVAQSIAKQLEERASFRIAQKKAIQRVRKAGAKGIRTLVSGRLGGAEIARSEGYKEGVIPLHTLRSDIDYALAEAHTTYGRLGVKVWICRGEILPSKKENKAKGE; encoded by the coding sequence ATGGGACAAAAAGTTAATCCAGTTGGAATGCGGATTGGTATCAATCGTCAGTGGAGTTCACGTTGGTTTGCTAACAAGCAACATTTCGCTTCCTTCCTTGCGGAGGATATCGTCATTCGCCGTTATCTTACCAAAAACCTTAAAGATGCTCTTCTCTCACATGTTGAAATCGAAAGAGTCAACACGGCGGAAAGCGGATATTCGGTTAATGTCAGTGTTTTTGTTGCTCGTCCCGGTGTGGTAATCGGACAAGACGGAGCCAACATTAATCGCATCAAGAAAGAACTTGCTAAACTGGTCAAGACCGGAACTCTTCGGATTGATGTGGTTGAAGTCAAGAACCCAGATTTTGATGCCAATTTAGTTGCCCAGTCAATCGCCAAGCAATTAGAGGAGCGTGCCAGCTTCCGTATTGCGCAAAAGAAAGCGATTCAACGGGTTCGTAAAGCTGGAGCTAAAGGTATTCGTACCTTAGTTAGCGGTCGGTTAGGCGGGGCGGAAATTGCTCGTAGTGAAGGATATAAAGAAGGAGTCATTCCTCTTCATACTCTTCGGAGCGATATCGATTATGCCTTAGCCGAAGCCCACACAACTTATGGACGTCTCGGCGTCAAAGTTTGGATCTGCCGCGGTGAAATTCTACCCAGCAAAAAAGAGAATAAAGCGAAAGGAGAGTAA
- the rplV gene encoding 50S ribosomal protein L22 — MAKKEKKTEAKKVEATPEKTPVTEATATAKTVRITPRKVRLVIDLVRGKAVNEALGILANVNRSASSQVAKVIKSAAANATNNFEMEADKLYIAAIYANEGARLKRFMPRAKGSASGLVKRTCHITAVVKERE; from the coding sequence ATGGCAAAGAAAGAAAAGAAAACTGAAGCTAAAAAAGTGGAAGCCACTCCGGAAAAAACTCCGGTGACGGAAGCGACAGCGACAGCTAAAACCGTGCGGATTACCCCCCGCAAAGTCCGTCTTGTTATCGATTTAGTTCGCGGCAAAGCGGTCAACGAAGCCCTTGGCATTCTCGCTAATGTCAATCGTTCTGCTTCCTCGCAAGTGGCGAAAGTCATCAAGAGTGCAGCAGCTAACGCTACAAACAATTTCGAAATGGAAGCTGATAAACTCTACATTGCAGCGATTTATGCCAATGAGGGAGCTCGGCTGAAAAGATTTATGCCTCGGGCCAAAGGATCGGCTTCAGGCTTGGTTAAAAGAACATGCCACATTACCGCTGTGGTCAAGGAAAGAGAGTAG
- the rpsS gene encoding 30S ribosomal protein S19, protein MARSLKKGPFADAYLLKKVDELNKANKKEIIKTWSRRSTIFPSFVEHTFAVYNGHEHITVYVTEDMVGHKLGEFAPTRTFKGHTGHTAEDKAAAAATSKK, encoded by the coding sequence ATGGCTCGTAGTTTGAAAAAAGGCCCATTCGCTGATGCCTACTTATTAAAGAAAGTTGATGAACTCAACAAAGCGAATAAAAAAGAAATTATTAAGACTTGGTCCCGTCGTTCAACCATCTTCCCGTCATTCGTGGAACATACCTTTGCGGTTTATAATGGTCACGAACACATTACCGTGTACGTCACGGAAGATATGGTCGGTCATAAACTCGGCGAATTTGCTCCGACGAGAACCTTTAAAGGACACACCGGACATACAGCTGAAGATAAGGCCGCCGCGGCAGCGACGTCTAAGAAGTAA
- the rplB gene encoding 50S ribosomal protein L2, protein MSIRNYRPYTPSRRNMTNSTFEEVTKRAPEKNLTVSLSKSGGRNNTGKITTRHIGGGHKRKYRLIDFKRNKDGIVAKIVAIEYDPNRNANIALAVYADGEKRYVLAAKDMVVGTEIISGEATDVKVGNAMLLVNIPEGTLIHNIELAPGKGGQMCRAAGTSAQILGKEGKYVILRLQSGEVRKVLGTCRATVGSVGNEEFNLINLGKAGKNRWKGMRPTVRGSVMNPNDHPHGGGEGKSPVGRDAPRTPWGKRALGVKTRKQKKSSTRLIVRRRNGK, encoded by the coding sequence ATGTCAATTCGTAATTATCGGCCGTACACTCCGTCGCGGCGCAATATGACCAATTCGACGTTTGAAGAAGTTACCAAACGCGCTCCTGAAAAAAATCTTACCGTTTCTCTTTCGAAAAGCGGTGGCCGGAACAATACCGGAAAGATTACCACCCGTCACATCGGCGGTGGCCATAAGCGCAAATATCGGTTAATTGACTTCAAGCGCAATAAAGATGGAATCGTCGCTAAGATTGTCGCAATCGAATATGATCCAAATCGCAACGCCAACATCGCTCTCGCTGTTTATGCAGATGGTGAAAAGCGCTATGTTCTCGCCGCTAAAGATATGGTGGTTGGAACGGAAATTATCAGTGGCGAGGCTACCGACGTTAAAGTCGGAAATGCTATGCTTCTAGTAAATATTCCCGAAGGTACTTTAATTCATAACATTGAACTTGCTCCTGGCAAAGGCGGACAAATGTGCCGTGCGGCCGGAACAAGCGCACAAATTCTTGGTAAAGAGGGAAAATATGTTATTCTCCGTCTTCAATCAGGCGAAGTTCGTAAAGTGTTGGGAACTTGCCGGGCAACTGTTGGCTCGGTAGGCAACGAAGAATTCAACCTTATTAATTTAGGTAAGGCTGGCAAAAATCGTTGGAAAGGTATGCGCCCAACTGTCCGTGGTTCAGTTATGAACCCGAATGATCACCCGCATGGTGGTGGTGAAGGCAAATCGCCGGTCGGTCGTGATGCTCCTCGGACTCCTTGGGGCAAGCGTGCCTTAGGTGTTAAGACGCGGAAACAAAAGAAGTCCTCAACCCGGCTAATTGTACGCCGGCGTAATGGCAAATAA
- the rplW gene encoding 50S ribosomal protein L23 translates to MAKKKVEVAEVVKTSKATIKQFDTIVRPVITEKTMALMQAQNKVTIEVPASSNRTEIKLAFEAVFGVKVESVNIANVRANKTRRGGRYEGRIPGYKKAIVQVAEGEAIDLFKE, encoded by the coding sequence ATGGCAAAAAAGAAAGTGGAAGTTGCTGAAGTTGTTAAAACTTCCAAGGCAACCATTAAGCAATTCGATACGATTGTTCGTCCGGTTATTACCGAGAAGACCATGGCTTTGATGCAAGCCCAAAATAAGGTTACCATCGAAGTTCCGGCTTCCAGCAATAGAACGGAAATTAAATTGGCATTTGAAGCCGTATTCGGCGTTAAAGTCGAAAGCGTCAACATTGCTAATGTCCGGGCTAATAAAACTCGCCGGGGTGGCCGTTATGAAGGCCGTATCCCAGGTTATAAGAAAGCGATCGTGCAAGTCGCCGAAGGCGAAGCTATCGATCTCTTCAAAGAATAA
- the rplD gene encoding 50S ribosomal protein L4, with protein sequence MAEEKIKTISYPVVSQTGEKTTTVRLAGEVFGIEPNNQVMFDAVQTYQSNKRQATAKTKYRSEVSGGGKKPWRQKGTGRARAGSSRSTIWVGGGKVHTPDGNQNYALSQNKSAHALALRSALSLKTAAKDLIIVDSVKFEDSKTKSAVSFLKAIAAEGKILLVAENDNLALAVRNLPFVKLVDKTNVAVYDLLNADKVVFLKEELKDLEGGLK encoded by the coding sequence ATGGCAGAAGAAAAAATTAAAACCATTTCTTACCCGGTTGTTAGTCAAACGGGCGAGAAAACAACAACTGTCCGTCTGGCCGGCGAAGTGTTTGGCATTGAGCCAAATAATCAAGTTATGTTTGATGCCGTTCAGACCTATCAGTCGAATAAACGCCAAGCAACGGCTAAAACCAAATATCGGAGCGAAGTTTCCGGTGGCGGCAAAAAGCCTTGGCGGCAAAAGGGTACGGGACGTGCCCGTGCCGGCAGCAGTCGCTCAACCATTTGGGTCGGTGGCGGAAAAGTTCACACTCCAGATGGCAATCAAAACTACGCTTTAAGCCAAAATAAATCTGCGCATGCATTAGCGCTTCGCAGCGCTTTATCGCTTAAAACCGCAGCCAAAGACCTAATCATTGTTGACAGTGTCAAATTTGAAGATAGCAAAACCAAATCGGCAGTTTCCTTTTTAAAGGCTATCGCTGCTGAAGGCAAAATTCTCTTAGTGGCGGAAAACGACAATCTCGCTTTAGCCGTTCGCAATCTTCCCTTCGTCAAATTAGTCGACAAGACCAATGTGGCGGTTTATGACCTTCTCAACGCTGACAAAGTTGTCTTCTTAAAAGAAGAACTTAAAGATCTCGAAGGAGGACTTAAATAA
- the rplC gene encoding 50S ribosomal protein L3, whose amino-acid sequence MMKSILGRKMGMTQVFAEDGTMYPVTVVEVLPNVVTQIKTVEKDGYEAVQVGYEEKKESRANKAEKGIFAKANTTPKYELAELKGDELAKFQVGEQINCDLFAKGEIVDVTGVSKGRGFTGRIKRWHFTIGPKGHGSGFHRTSGSTGTNGRTDAKIHPGKKAAGHSGNQQTTVLNLLIVDVLPEKNAILIKGALPGPKKSLVTIRSAVKEQKGNPKVAKPIINRSAE is encoded by the coding sequence ATCATGAAATCAATTCTCGGACGTAAAATGGGAATGACCCAGGTGTTCGCCGAAGACGGAACGATGTATCCGGTAACGGTCGTCGAAGTCTTACCGAACGTTGTCACCCAAATCAAGACTGTTGAAAAGGACGGCTATGAAGCTGTTCAAGTCGGCTATGAAGAAAAGAAAGAATCACGCGCTAATAAGGCGGAGAAGGGTATTTTTGCGAAAGCGAACACCACTCCCAAGTATGAACTTGCCGAACTTAAAGGCGATGAGTTGGCTAAATTCCAAGTTGGCGAACAAATTAATTGTGATTTATTTGCCAAGGGCGAAATTGTTGATGTTACGGGCGTGAGCAAAGGCCGCGGATTTACCGGTCGCATTAAGCGCTGGCACTTCACAATCGGACCTAAGGGACATGGATCAGGCTTCCACCGTACCAGTGGCTCCACCGGAACCAACGGTCGTACTGATGCTAAGATTCACCCCGGAAAGAAAGCTGCCGGACATTCTGGCAACCAACAAACCACTGTTCTTAATCTATTAATCGTCGATGTACTCCCAGAGAAGAACGCCATTCTTATTAAGGGCGCGCTCCCAGGACCAAAGAAATCACTCGTTACAATTCGCAGTGCGGTTAAAGAACAAAAGGGCAATCCGAAAGTTGCGAAACCGATTATCAATCGGTCCGCAGAGTAA
- the rpsJ gene encoding 30S ribosomal protein S10 — protein MAKTKKIRVRLQAYDHQLLDASVEKIIDSAKKSGATIVGPIPLPTEKQVYTILRAVHKYKDAREQFEIRTHKRLIDIVNPTKETVDILRRLDLPSGVDIDIKL, from the coding sequence ATGGCTAAAACGAAAAAAATCCGTGTTCGCTTGCAAGCCTATGATCATCAGCTCCTTGATGCGAGCGTTGAAAAGATCATTGACTCAGCGAAGAAATCAGGTGCGACCATCGTCGGACCGATTCCGCTTCCAACGGAGAAGCAAGTCTATACTATTTTACGGGCCGTTCATAAATATAAGGACGCTCGGGAACAATTCGAAATCAGAACCCATAAGCGGTTAATTGACATCGTCAATCCAACCAAAGAGACCGTCGACATTCTTCGCCGGCTCGACTTACCTAGCGGCGTTGATATCGATATTAAACTATAA
- a CDS encoding epoxyqueuosine reductase QueH, whose translation MAGKINYYQESLTIIEKIKISHKRPRILMHVCCGPCSTSPLVFLTQYFDVTVYFNNSNIYPQFEFQRRLEELEHFLLDFERDYHHKVNIITPQYDNADYTQKFLAPLAKEKEGGKRCFVCYRARMEAAYNFAEREGFDFFTTVMTISRQKDSQVLNAIGAELEKSHSRTKYFFSDFKKAGGQELRDKMVNTYNLYHQLYCGCVYTYGEGEKRRKTLLAKQKEEAIKSSSNVVFELESDNK comes from the coding sequence ATGGCGGGAAAGATTAATTACTATCAAGAATCATTAACTATTATTGAAAAAATTAAAATAAGTCATAAACGACCGCGTATTTTAATGCACGTTTGCTGCGGTCCCTGCTCAACCAGTCCTCTGGTTTTTCTGACACAGTATTTTGACGTAACGGTATATTTCAACAATTCAAATATTTACCCGCAGTTCGAATTTCAAAGGCGACTGGAGGAATTGGAACATTTTTTGCTCGATTTTGAGCGGGACTACCACCATAAAGTCAACATTATCACCCCCCAATATGACAATGCTGATTACACCCAAAAATTTCTTGCTCCGCTTGCTAAAGAAAAAGAGGGTGGCAAGCGATGTTTTGTTTGCTATCGGGCGCGAATGGAAGCTGCTTATAACTTTGCCGAGCGCGAGGGGTTTGATTTCTTTACAACCGTTATGACTATATCACGGCAAAAAGATTCGCAAGTATTAAATGCCATCGGGGCTGAACTTGAAAAAAGCCATAGCAGAACTAAATATTTTTTTAGCGATTTTAAGAAGGCGGGCGGACAGGAATTACGCGATAAAATGGTGAACACATACAATCTTTATCATCAGCTGTATTGCGGATGCGTCTACACCTACGGCGAAGGCGAAAAACGCCGTAAAACCCTGCTGGCCAAGCAAAAAGAAGAGGCGATAAAATCATCATCTAATGTTGTTTTTGAACTAGAATCAGACAACAAATAG
- the queA gene encoding tRNA preQ1(34) S-adenosylmethionine ribosyltransferase-isomerase QueA yields the protein MDIDLFDYYLPESQIAQYPEQKRDDSRLLVANFFNKTYEDKHFYDIIDYLKPGDVLVRNNTKVIPARLIGTKVPTGARVEVLLLRQLDHSTWECLLGNAKAVRVGTKLAFGDGSLLTAHCVGSFDEGIRHLTFEFDGVFMEILERLGTIPLPPYIQDSAEKYASYQTVYAKVEGSAAAPTAGFHFTNELFARIKAKGIEVYDITLNIGLGTFRPVKVKDTKDHIMHSEYYSMEEDVAEKLNKAKGEGRRIIAIGTTSTRTLEAVMQKYGKFVGCSGSTDLFITPGYKFLGIDALITNFHLPKSTLVMLVSSLAGREFILACYNHAVRSGYRFFSFGDAMFIYGGKD from the coding sequence ATGGATATCGATTTGTTCGACTATTATCTTCCCGAATCTCAAATTGCTCAATATCCTGAGCAGAAGCGGGATGATTCACGGCTACTAGTGGCTAATTTCTTTAATAAAACCTATGAAGATAAGCATTTTTATGACATCATTGACTATCTAAAACCGGGGGATGTGCTGGTTCGGAATAATACAAAAGTTATTCCGGCTCGCTTAATTGGAACCAAAGTACCCACGGGAGCCCGTGTTGAGGTTTTATTACTGCGGCAACTTGATCATTCAACTTGGGAGTGTCTACTAGGAAACGCCAAAGCGGTAAGAGTGGGAACGAAACTGGCATTTGGCGATGGCTCCTTGCTCACCGCGCACTGCGTCGGTTCATTCGACGAAGGAATCCGCCATTTAACATTTGAATTTGACGGAGTTTTTATGGAAATTCTCGAACGCTTGGGAACCATTCCCCTACCTCCGTATATTCAAGACAGTGCGGAAAAGTATGCCTCCTATCAAACAGTTTATGCCAAGGTTGAAGGATCGGCGGCAGCGCCGACAGCGGGTTTTCACTTTACAAATGAGTTATTTGCGCGCATTAAGGCAAAGGGAATTGAAGTTTATGATATAACACTAAACATCGGCTTGGGAACTTTTCGTCCGGTGAAAGTCAAGGACACAAAAGATCACATAATGCATTCCGAATATTATTCAATGGAAGAAGATGTGGCGGAAAAATTAAACAAGGCCAAAGGCGAAGGCCGAAGAATTATTGCCATCGGTACCACTTCGACGAGAACTCTCGAAGCTGTGATGCAAAAATATGGAAAATTTGTTGGTTGCAGTGGTTCGACCGATCTTTTTATCACACCGGGATATAAGTTTCTTGGTATTGATGCGCTTATTACAAATTTCCATCTTCCTAAGTCAACCTTGGTTATGCTGGTTAGCTCACTGGCAGGTCGGGAATTTATTTTGGCGTGCTATAATCATGCTGTAAGGAGTGGATATCGCTTCTTCTCTTTTGGAGACGCGATGTTTATATATGGCGGGAAAGATTAA